From Alteribacter keqinensis:
CTTGCAGCATTTCTACGTCGTCAGGATCGACAACCTCCTCGTTAATCTGGATGTCCACCACTCGCTTTTCACCAGTTACTACAACTGTGACCATGCCCCCGCCTGCAGTTGCCTGTACTGTTTCTTCTTTTAACTGCTCCTGCGCTTTTGTCATTTCCTTTTGCATCTTTTGCATCTGCTTCATCATATTACCCATGTTTTTCATCTTTAGTTTCCTCGCTTTCGTATAGTTAAAATTCGTTTATTCTTTTACTTCCACCAGGTCTTCACCCATAAGCTTGATAGCTTCTCCTACGACCGGGTCTTCCTCTTCCTCGCCTTCGTCCCCACGCTGTTCTTTAACAAAGGTATCCTTTGTTTCTTCCCAGTGGATGGTAAGGATCGTAAGCACGGTAATTTGTTTACCTGTCACCGACGAAAGAACGTCTTCAACAATTGACCGGAACTTCGTATCAATCATATCGCGGTGCATTTCATTTTTAAAGGCCAGGACTACTTTATCGCCCGAACTTGCAACTGGCTTACAGTCACTCAGCCAGGCAGAGGCAGGTACACTTTTCCCTTTAACCTGTTCTGAAATTTGTCCCCACTTACTTGTGAGAGACTGGAGTTCTGCCTTGCTGGCACCGGAGAGCATTTCCCTTACCCTGCCCATCTGACTGCGGCTTTTGCCGGCTGAGGCAGCACGGCTTCTTGGTACCGGCTTCTTTTGAGGCTGGGCATCGGCCTGCTGCACCCCGTTTCCTGCGCCTCCACCCGGGCTTGCCTGGAGCTGCTTAATTGTCTTTTCCAGTTCATTAACTTTTGAGACAAGTTGCTTTACCGTATCGGAATCAGCCCCTCCGGTTTCAGCAGGTTTACTCTCGTGACAGGCCCGCACTGCAAAGAGCTCAAGGAAAACCTTCGGGTGATTGGACCACTTCATTTCCTGCTGGAAGTGGTTTAACAGGTCCATGACTTTATAGATCCATTCGGACGGCAGTTCTTTCGACAGCGAGATGAATGTTTCATCTGCTGTCACCCTCTCCATGGAGTCTTTTAAAGACGGAGCCGTCCTGTATAATAGAAGATCTCTGTAGAAATAGATCATATCTTCTATGAAGCGGTTTGGATCTTTTCCTTCTTTTACTACAGCATCAATTGACGTGAGGGCTTTGGCTACGTCCTGTTCTTTCAAAGCCTGGGCAATATCGAATAAGAGTTGCTGTGAAACGGCTCCGATAATTGACAGCACATCCTGAAGAGTAACTGCCGACTCAGAATAGGAGATAGCCTGGTCAAGAAGACTTAAGGCATCCCGCATACCACCTTCAGATGCCCTTGCAATCATTGCCAGCGCATCTTCCTCGACAGCGATATCCCCAGCCTGGACGATCTCCTTCATTCGATTAATCATGGAATCAGGGGAGATTCGTTTAAAGTCAAACCGCTGACACCGCGAAATGATCGTAAGGGGGATCTTATGGGGTTCAGTGGTAGCCAGTATAAAGATGACGTGCCTCGGTGGTTCTTCCAAGGTCTTCAGTAAAGCATTAAAAGCACCTGTCGACAGCATATGTACTTCATCAATAATGTACACTTTATACTTAACTGCACTCGGGGCAAATTTCACTTTATCCCTTATATCCCTTATTTCATCGACACCATTGTTACTTGCAGCATCAATTTCCATTACATCAACGATGGATCCATCTGATATTCCGCGGCAGGAAGTACATTGGTTACAAGGTTCCTCTACAGGTGCATGTTCACAATTTATTGCTTTTGAAATAATCTTAGCCGCACTCGTTTTACCGGTTCCACGAGGGCCGGTAAACAAATAGGCGTGGGAGAGCTTTTGTTGAACTAAAGCATTTTTTAATGTTGTCGTGATGTGCTCTTGTCCAACAACGTCCGACAGCACTCTTGGACGCCAGACGCGGTAAAGCGCTTGGTAACTCATGTTTCTCCCCCTTTAGGTCAATCCCTGAAGAGACTGAATGCATTCTGATAGTGTAAAAACACATTTGTTTGCTTCCTTCTTCTTTTACTCTCTTTATTATACCGGCTCATCTTCCCTTTTTCAAAACGATTCTTCCCGGAAGTTCATTTATTTCAATGGCTCTGTTCAGTCCGGATGAAAATCTTCGTGGCCTCGCGTCAGCACTGCAAGTGGCCGGAATCTTTTTACCCGCTCATAAAAAAGGACAGCCGCCTGTTATGCGACTGTCTTCTTCATTATGTATAAAGCCGTGCACCTTCCTTTGGGATTAACACCCCAGGCGTTACCTAAGCAGTTAGCTCGATCCAGGCGACTCCACGGCACACAGAAGGTACCGCTTAGTGCTGCTTCCTTCCGGACCTGACACGATTCACGGATTTCCGTTGCGTGGAACCCAGATGTCAACACCACTTACTTAGGTCAGACCCTACGATGCTAAAACCGGGGGAAGGAATTCGACCTCGCTATAGCGGATTGCGAGTACAGGGCACCGCTACCTCCCCGTCTAGCACGGCAAAGTTGATAACATATTTGGTTGCATCACTATCAGCGACGCAATTACTAGTATAATCGGTTTAGCCCTCAATTGCAATAGATAGGGTTTGTAAATATCTGTAATGTTTTCTGTCATTTATTCGTCTTCAGACTTTTCCTTTTTCGCTTCTCCTTCCTCAAGCTTTGCGATCTTCGCCATAATAATATGGGGAGGGGTATGCATGATATGCTCGATGGGCATATTTAATTTTTTTGACAGCACTTGGGCTGTTTCAAGTGAGAATTTGTTCGGCTGCACAAAACATCATCCTTTCTTTTCTTCCATAAATTCCGCCTTATTTCTTTTCTTACGTTCCCGAAGCTTCCGGAAAAACGAAGTAAGAAGGTTGGAACATGTTTCTTCCATTATACCTGAGGTTACGTAAGCCTGGTGGTTAAAGCGCGGCTCGTCTGTCAGGTTCATGAGCGTTCCGCAACAGCCTGCTTTAGGATCGGCCGCCCCATAGACTACTCTTTCAATTCGGGATTGCACAATCGCCCCTGCACACATTGGACATGGCTCCAGGGTTACATAGAGCGTGCAGTCAACAAGCCGCCAGCTTCCGACAGCCTCACACGCTCCCTGAATTGCTGTCATTTCAGCATGGGATGTGGCCAATTGTACCGATTCTCTCAAGTTATGACCTCTCCCAATTACCTTGTTATCTTTTACGATTACAGCTCCTATGGGTACTTCGCCTTTATCTTCCGCTTTTTCAGCTTCAGCTACAGCCTCTTTCATCCAGCGCTGATCCGGGTCATTATTCCGTATGTTCATTTTTTTATCCTCATTCTTTTACTTATTGCTTCGATTGTACTTGAATTCCCCCGACATCTCAACAGAGGGGCGGTTACATCCACGTCTGATTTTGTCTGAATTCCCCGGGAAATTTTGTTCATTTTTGAAAAATGCTGTTCTATCGGGAAATTTGCTTTGTTTGCTTTATACGAAAACAACGAAACAAAAAAGCGCGGGATCCGCGCTTTCTGATGGACTTCATTTATTTTGAGTAAAGAAAAGGCCTGCATAACCTGTCCATTCATTGTGTTTGAAATAGAACAGGCTATGCGGCCTCATATTTATCTTGCTGATTTAGGGTTGAAGGCATCCTTGATTCCTTCCCCGATGAAATTGATAGCGAGGATCGTAAAGGTTATCGCCAGTGCAGGTGGCACCCAGATCCACCAGAATGAACGGATAACATGAGGCTGTCTTGCTTCCTGCATCATATTTCCCCAGCTTGGTGTACCTGATGGAACACCGAACCCTAAGAAACTTAATCCTGTTTCAACAACAATCATTACAGCTAAGAGTAAAGTAGCCTGTACGATGATCGTTGTCATAACGTTAGGTAATAAATGCTTTCGAATAACCTTTAATGGTGAGCCTCCAATGGAGATTGCCGCCATTACGTATTCGTTTTCCTTCTCAGACATCGTCTTACTCCGCACAACCCGCGCTGCTCCAGTCCAGGATAATGCACTAATTACGATAATAAGCGCCCATATCCCTGCATCACGGAAGATCGATGCAAGTACGATAACAAAAACGAGGAATGGAAAGTTCATTACAAAGTCCGTAAAGCGCATGAGTACTGCATCAACCCATCCACCGTAGTATCCTGCAATGGACCCGATAAATGTTCCGATGATAACGACAGAAATCATACATACAAAACCAATCGTCAGTGATGTCCTTGCTCCATATAAGAGAAGGGATAGAATGTCACGACCGGAATTGTCTGTTCCCAGCAGATATCCGCCTCCAGGAGGCTGATTACGGTTCATTATATCGACCCGGTTAGGATCAAACGGTGCAATGAACGGTGCCAGATAAGCAAGAATCGTTACAAGAACAAGAAATGCAATACTGATCATTGCCAGCTTATTTCGAAACAGTTTGCGGCGAGCAATCGACCATGGGGATTGCTTTTTGGCCTTATTTTTCAATTCCTCTGCTTTTTGAGCATCTACAGTTGCTGCCATTTTTCCACCTCTATTCTACCCTTATCCTTGGATCTACTACACCGTACACGAGGTCAGCTATTAAGTTACCGATGAGCGTTGCAATCGATAGCATTAACGTAATCGCGAGTACGACAGAGGAGTCTCTGTTATCAATTGAACTGATTAGTAATTGTCCAATTCCAGGATAAGAAAACACTGTTTCGATAATGACGGCTCCGCCAATAATACTTGCAATGTCAAAACCAAATAACGTTACGATCGGAATCACGGAGTTTCGCAGAATATGTTTGTTATAAATGCGACTTTCGGGTGTTCCTTTCGCACGCGCTGTTCGAACATAATCTTTTTGAGCACTTTCGATAATATCATTACGTAAAAACTGAGTGTAACTGGCTGTAGTAAGACCACCAAGTACTAAAGCAGGCAGTGCAGCGTGCTTTAATTTACTCAGGTAATATTCCATTGTCCCAGGTTCCACTCCCGAGCTAATACTCCCAGTTGCAGGGAACCAGCCGAGTTGGAAAGAGAATAGAAAGATTGCAAAAATAGCAGCTACGAAACTTGGAATTGCCAACATCAAATAGTTTAAGCCTTGAATTCCGTAATCTCCGATAGTATAAGGGTTACGACCCGCATACCGTCCCATGAAAAAGGCCAGGATGTACGTAATAATCAATGAAAGAACCGAAAGCAGAATTGTGTTCGGCAGCCGCTGACCAATGACTTCCGTTACTGGCATCCGATGATTATAAGAACGGCCGAAATCCCACTGCAGGATATTTCCTGCCCATCTGGCATACTGCACATGCACAGGGTCATTCAGTCCAAGTCTTTCTCGCATCTCTTCTACGTATTCAGGTGACGAATTTGCTGGATCAATTTGCCCCGAGAGGGCATCCCCTGGCATGGCTAATGCCAGGGCAAATACTACAATGGAGATCATAACCATGATTGGAATCATGATGAGAATTCTGCGTAATGAGTAAAGTAACATGATCATTTCTCCTTGCTGAGGACTCGTTGAAGTACCCTCTTCGTGTTACAGGATTCTTAGTTCTCTCTGTACCATAGGTGCGGATCAGTAATCGCATCTCTGATGTCCGGTGTTACACCTTGAACTTCAGAGTTGATCGCGTAAATAGTGATTGGAGAGCTAAGTGGAACAAGCGGCAGCTCTTCGTTAACAAGCTGGTGCCACTCTTGGTATACTTCCGTACGGTAGTCGATATCTAACGCTTCCTCGCTCAACCCGCGGGCGATAAGCTCTTCAGAATCTTCGTTTACCCAACGTGGGAAGTTCCAGAAGTCGTTTTCTTTCCAAAGACCAGTTGGATCCGGATCAGCAGACAGACCCCATGCACCCATGAACAAGTCGATGTCTTCATCGTCTTCTTCAACTAAGTCATAGAAAAGGTTGAATTCAAAAAGTTGACCATTTTGTAACTGTGCGTTAATTCCTGCATCCTGCAGGTTTTGAACGATATACTGGGCACGTGGCTCAGAAATATCAGTACCGCTCATTGCCATGAAGTTTACAGAGAACTCTTCTCCGTCCGGAGTTTCAACAAATCCGTCACCGTTTGTATCTTCATATCCAGCTTCAGCAAGAAGCTCCATTGCACGTTCAGGATCGTACTCATACTGATTAAGAGTAGACTCATCCGGGTAAGCCCAGCTGATTACAGATTCAGGTGCGTTGATTACAGTACCGTAACCTTCGCTGAATGAATCGATGATTCCTTGACGGTCAATTGCATGTGCAACTGCCTGACGTACACGTACATCTTCAAACTTAGGGTTGTCCATGACGTTTTTCTCGCCATCCCAGTGACCTAATTTAAAGCCGATATAGCTGTAAGAAAGTGCTTCTACTTCTTCAAGGTATACATTGTCGTTACCTTCAAGCTGAATCGCCTGGCTAGGTGGTAAGTCAATGATGTCAACTTCGCCCTGTGCAAGAAGTTCACCGGCCATTGCGCCGTCAATTACTTTGTAAACAACGCCATCAAGGTTAGGTGCACCTCTCCAGTAGTCTTCAAATGCTTCAAATTCTACCTGCTCACCAGGTACGATGTTTGTTACTTTGTAAGCTCCAAGACCAACAGGGTTACGACGAACCTCGTCAGACTCTTCCATCTCAGCTACTTCAAGGTGCTCGAGGTGAGCTTTTGGCATTGGGTATGTCCAAAGGTTGCTGATTGTGTTTGGGGCAGCCTCTGTAACTGTTAATTCAATTGTATAGTCATCAACAAGGTTGATACCGGAAATTTCGTCGGCGTCACCGTCCTTCATTTCCTGTGCGCCTTCAATCATTTCAACGTTTGAAAAACGTACACCTGGGTAATCCGGGTGAGCAATGACTTCCCACGCGAATTTAAAGTCTTCCCCAGTTAGTTCTTCACCGTTGTGCCACATTACGCCTTCTTCAAGTTCGAACGTGATAACAGTACCGTCATCAGAAATGTCAAACTGAGCAAGGTGTGGTTCCGGCATTAAATCATCACCTGTTTTTACAAGTGCATCACCGCTAAAGATTTTTAGTGCAAGGCTGTCATCCTGACCGCCATAAAATGACCAGTCAAATGTTCCTGCAAATGGTTGTGTGTAACCGTATGTTACAGTTCCACCTTGTGGTGCATCTTCTTGTGCAGTGTCGTCTCCGCCTTCTTCATCGGCATCAGCGTCTGCATCAGTGTCTTCTTCTCCGCCTTCTACTTCTTCGTCTGCGTCAGTATCTGCAGGCTCGTCTCCGTCGCCGCCGCAGGCTACAACGAAAATCGAGATTGAAAGAAGCATCGCTAAGAGTAGCAATAATGATTTTCTCATCCTGATAAATCCCCCTTAATAAATGTGTTTGATCCAGTCAAAAAACGGTTAATCGTAAAGTAAGCACGAAACGCGGTGCTCCCGATTCACCTCCTTCAACTGAGGTTTTCTTTCGCTGCACTGAGGCATGGCTTCCGGACAGCGTGGATGAAACGCACAGCCAACAGGTGGATTCTGAGGGCTCGGTACGTCACCTTTTAAAATGATACGGGCACTCTTATTACGCGGATCAGGCATAGGAATCGCAGAGATCAGCGCTTTTGTATATGGGTGTTTCGGGTTCGCGTAAAGGTCGTCAGCATCAGCAACTTCAACAAGGTTACCGAGATACATAACGCCGATACGATCACTCATATGTTTAACAACACTCAGGTCATGAGCGATAAACAGCAAAGTCAGGTTAAACTCTTTTTGAAGACTCTTAAGCAGGTTCAGCACCTGTGACTGTACAGATACATCAAGGGCAGATACAGGCTCGTCCGCCACAATCAGCTTCGGCTTCAGTGCAAGGGCACGGGCAATCCCGATACGCTGGCGCTGCCCTCCGGAAAATTCATGAGGATATTTAAAGTAGGCATCTTCAGGAAGCCCTACTTTAGTAAGCAGGTCCATAACTTCATCCCTGACTGCTTTTTCCGACACTCTGCGGTAGTTAAGGATCGGTTCGGATACGATGCTCCCTACCATCATTTTCGGGTTCAGCGATGCGTACGGATCCTGGAAGACCATCTGAATATCTTTACGCATGTTGCGAAGACGCGATCCGTAAATGCTTGTGATGTCTTCTCCTTCGAAAAAGATCTTACCGCTTGTCGGTTTAAACAAACGAGTGATCGTTCGGCCGGCAGTGGATTTCCCGCACCCCGACTCCCCAACCAGACCGAATGTTTCTCCGCGCTTAAGCTCAAACGAAATATTATCTACGGCTTTAACATCACCAATCTTTTTTCTGAAAAAGCCGCCCAGTACAGGGTAATATTTTTTTAATTCTTTAATTTCCAGCAAATGTTCTGACTTTTGTGATTGTGTCATGCTCGCACCTCCGCTTTTTTGCCAGGCTGACTTGTTTCGTAAAGGAGACAGCGAACGGCGTGGCCTTTATTCGTTTCACCCAGCTGCGGATCAATTTGTTTACACTCAGGCATCGCCTCCGGGCAACGATCCACAAAACGGCAGCCTTGCTTCGGCATGTTCTTTAATGATGGAACAATACCTTTAATTGTATAAAGCTCCTCTTCCTTCTCATCCAGCTTTGGAATAGAGCCGAGAAGCGCTTTCGTATATGGATGCTTAGGATCATGGAAAATACGGTCCACATCGGACTGCTCAACAACTTGTCCTGCGTACATGACGACAACCTTGTCTGCCATCTCAGCTACAACACCAAGGTCATGAGTAATGAGCATAACGGCCATACCTTTATCATTCTGAATTTTCTTAATTAATTCGAGAATCTGAGCCTGAACCGTTACATCAAGTGCTGTTGTAGGTTCATCAGCAATTAGAAGTGCAGGTTCACAAGCGATAGCCATGGCGATCATAACCCGTTGACGCATGCCCCCTGAAAGCTGGTGCGGATACTCGTGCACAATCTGCTCAGACCTTGAGATACCAACGTCTTTTAAAAGCTGAATACTTTTTTTCCGTACTTGCTCTTTTGAAGCATCTGTATGGTTCAGTAAAACTTCATCAAGCTGGAATCCGATTGTCAGTACGGGGTTAAGCGCCGTCATAGGTTCCTGGAAAATCATACTGATATCCTTACCCCTGACGCTGTTCATTTCACTTTCAGTTAAGTCTGCAAGATCCTTCCCTTTAAAAAGAATCTGCCCCTTATCTATTGATCCATTATGCTTAGGAAGTAATTGCATAATTGAAAGAGACATTACACTCTTTCCACAACCCGACTCCCCAACGACACAAACAACTTCCTTCGACCCTACATTGAAGGATACGCCTTTAACAGCGTGATATTGTTCTCCGTCAATGTTAAATCCAGTGTGCAAGTCGTTTATCTCTAGAAGCGCATTCTGCTTGCTCATAGGATAATCAAACCCTTCAATATTTTCTGAAAATAATAAAAAATCTAGTTATTTAAAATAGTATTATAGTTTCATAACATAGTCAATGTTTTATTTCTTTTTCAATCCCCTAACAATTTCGTAACAATTACCTCAATTATTGTAATTGTCAGATAAATAAGAGCAAAGAATATTCAAGCAGGAAACCTCTCACCTGGCAATTCGACGGTATGACCATCTTAAGTAATCAATATTTTTACATAATTTAGAAGCGAACAAAAAATTATATCAAGATAATTAAAGGCGCTTTCTTACTAGACTATGTAAATACCACTTCTATCGATTTGGATGAGAAAGTCGTAGAATAATCACCGTTTATATCGATACCAGTGAACAGGAAGTCCTATTTCCAGCCTCCTCTCAAATTACCAGGATCCTCATTTGTTCTCATTGCACTTTTATGCATGAGAAATGAGTTAGGAAATCTGAATGAATGAAAACATGACCTTTTTACAGTTCACGGAACATTATACACTGATTACTCCATATATGCATGGATATATTTAAATTTTTTTACAACTCTGTTTGTTTTTTAGTAAAAACACTACTAAATTCCTATCTAATATTACAAAATTAAACAAATTTCCGCCTACTTTATTATAGAAATTGTGTATTTAACTCTTTTATCCTTTAAAGTGTCATACATAAAAATGCACTGATATTCAAAAGAAAAAGCCACCTTTGAAAAGGCAGCTTTCTCATATTATTGGTTACTTTTAGGGTCAAAAGCATCTCGTAAGCCGTCACCGATAAAGTTAATGGCAAGTACAGTAAGTAAGATTGCCAGACCCGGCGGGACCCACGTTTCCCAGTTATTTTCAAGAATTCGAAGACTATTGGCTTCTGTAATCATGTTCCCCCATGTCGGAGTCGGCTGCGGAATACCAAAGCCGATAAAGCTGAGGCCTGATTCAAGAATAATCATTGTAGCCATCATTAATGTAGCATTAACGATGATCGGACCGACTGCGTTTGGAAGGAAGTGCTTAAAAATAATTCTGAAATCCGAAGCTCCAATCGAACGGGCTCCGAGAACATACTCTTTTTCCCTGAGGGAAAGGAAGGTTGCTCTTATAATCCTTGTCAGGTTCGGCCAGGATGTCACCGCGATAATGGTTATAAACAGTGTAATGGTAACCGACTGTACAATCGCAATAATTGTCAGAATCAACAGAAGGAACGGGAGGATCAGCATAAGATCCGTCGCTCTCATGATGATGCCGTCAACCCATTTTCCATAATAGCCGGCAAGGGAGCCTAATAAGACACCGATAACGACAGTGAACAGCATGGCGAAGAATCCTATTGTTAAAGAAATTCTTGCCCCGTATACAAGTCTCGAGAAGTTATCCCGTCCAGAACTGTCTGTTCCAAGCCAGTGCTCTGAAGACGCTTTTGCTTCAATATTGTAATAGTTGTGTGCCGTTGGACTATGAGGCGCTATCACATCTGCGAAAATAGCCACAAGGATGAAGAATGATAATACAACCAGCCCGGCAATGGCAAGCTTATTCCTGAGAAACCTCCGCATCGCCAGTTGAAAAGGGCTTAAGCTTTTCTCTGCTTCTGTTTTAGCGGGAGGAACTGCAGTTCCTACTTGTTGATTAGAATGTGTTTCCATCAGCTTTCACCTCAATCGTAGCGAATACGCGGATCGACGACAGCATAGAAGATATCCGCTAAAAGATTTCCAAGTAATATTGTTACTGCAAGAATCAGATTAATAGCCATAATTACCGGATAGTCACGGTTACTAATGGAGTTCAGGAATAACGTTCCAATTCCCGGGTAGTTAAATACCGCTTCAGTAATAACTGCTCCACTTAACAAGAACCCAAACTCAAAACCTAATAATGTAATGATCGGGATAAGGGCATTTCGAAGCGTATGCTTATACAACACAGAATTCTTAGTAAGTCCTTTAGCATGTGCGGTTCGAATGAAGTCACTACCTTTGATTTCTAGAATTTCAGTACGCATATACCTCATGTACACAGCGGTACTGGCCAGGCCTAATGTAAATCCAGGTAACACCAGGTGTCTGAGTTTATCTACAAATAGTTCGAACCCGCTTAACCCCACGGCTGAGGTGGTTCCTTGGGCAGGAAACCAGCCAAACTGGAAGGATAACAGCCAAATGGCGAGCAATCCGGCAAAAAAGTTCGGTGTGGCCAGACCTAAAAAGGCAAAGGTCGTAGCTCCATAATCAAACAGTGAATATTTTCTCGTTGCGGAATAAATTCCGATTGGTATGGCAACTGCCAATGTAATAACGAGAGAAAAGAGTGCTAAATAAACCGTGTTCATAATCCTTGACTGAATCAAATCAATAACCGGCCTGTTGGCGTATTGCATGGATGTTCCAAGATCACCCTGGGCAACTGATGAAAGCCAGTTCCAATACTGAATATGTATCGGGTCGTTAAGACCAAGTGCCTCTCTTCTTTGCTCCAATACCTCGTGAGGGATATTAGGATCGAGCATTTCACCTGACAACACATCTCCCGGTGCTGCTTTAGCCAGTCCAAATACGAGAACCGTCACAA
This genomic window contains:
- a CDS encoding YbaB/EbfC family nucleoid-associated protein; the protein is MKNMGNMMKQMQKMQKEMTKAQEQLKEETVQATAGGGMVTVVVTGEKRVVDIQINEEVVDPDDVEMLQDLVLAATNEALTQVDELINERMGKFTKGMNLPGMF
- the dnaX gene encoding DNA polymerase III subunit gamma/tau, which produces MSYQALYRVWRPRVLSDVVGQEHITTTLKNALVQQKLSHAYLFTGPRGTGKTSAAKIISKAINCEHAPVEEPCNQCTSCRGISDGSIVDVMEIDAASNNGVDEIRDIRDKVKFAPSAVKYKVYIIDEVHMLSTGAFNALLKTLEEPPRHVIFILATTEPHKIPLTIISRCQRFDFKRISPDSMINRMKEIVQAGDIAVEEDALAMIARASEGGMRDALSLLDQAISYSESAVTLQDVLSIIGAVSQQLLFDIAQALKEQDVAKALTSIDAVVKEGKDPNRFIEDMIYFYRDLLLYRTAPSLKDSMERVTADETFISLSKELPSEWIYKVMDLLNHFQQEMKWSNHPKVFLELFAVRACHESKPAETGGADSDTVKQLVSKVNELEKTIKQLQASPGGGAGNGVQQADAQPQKKPVPRSRAASAGKSRSQMGRVREMLSGASKAELQSLTSKWGQISEQVKGKSVPASAWLSDCKPVASSGDKVVLAFKNEMHRDMIDTKFRSIVEDVLSSVTGKQITVLTILTIHWEETKDTFVKEQRGDEGEEEEDPVVGEAIKLMGEDLVEVKE
- a CDS encoding YycC family protein, which encodes MQPNKFSLETAQVLSKKLNMPIEHIMHTPPHIIMAKIAKLEEGEAKKEKSEDE
- the tadA gene encoding tRNA adenosine(34) deaminase TadA, which encodes MNIRNNDPDQRWMKEAVAEAEKAEDKGEVPIGAVIVKDNKVIGRGHNLRESVQLATSHAEMTAIQGACEAVGSWRLVDCTLYVTLEPCPMCAGAIVQSRIERVVYGAADPKAGCCGTLMNLTDEPRFNHQAYVTSGIMEETCSNLLTSFFRKLRERKKRNKAEFMEEKKG
- the opp4C gene encoding oligopeptide ABC transporter permease — its product is MAATVDAQKAEELKNKAKKQSPWSIARRKLFRNKLAMISIAFLVLVTILAYLAPFIAPFDPNRVDIMNRNQPPGGGYLLGTDNSGRDILSLLLYGARTSLTIGFVCMISVVIIGTFIGSIAGYYGGWVDAVLMRFTDFVMNFPFLVFVIVLASIFRDAGIWALIIVISALSWTGAARVVRSKTMSEKENEYVMAAISIGGSPLKVIRKHLLPNVMTTIIVQATLLLAVMIVVETGLSFLGFGVPSGTPSWGNMMQEARQPHVIRSFWWIWVPPALAITFTILAINFIGEGIKDAFNPKSAR
- the opp4B gene encoding oligopeptide ABC transporter permease — protein: MLLYSLRRILIMIPIMVMISIVVFALALAMPGDALSGQIDPANSSPEYVEEMRERLGLNDPVHVQYARWAGNILQWDFGRSYNHRMPVTEVIGQRLPNTILLSVLSLIITYILAFFMGRYAGRNPYTIGDYGIQGLNYLMLAIPSFVAAIFAIFLFSFQLGWFPATGSISSGVEPGTMEYYLSKLKHAALPALVLGGLTTASYTQFLRNDIIESAQKDYVRTARAKGTPESRIYNKHILRNSVIPIVTLFGFDIASIIGGAVIIETVFSYPGIGQLLISSIDNRDSSVVLAITLMLSIATLIGNLIADLVYGVVDPRIRVE
- the opp4A gene encoding oligopeptide ABC transporter substrate-binding protein; this encodes MRKSLLLLLAMLLSISIFVVACGGDGDEPADTDADEEVEGGEEDTDADADADEEGGDDTAQEDAPQGGTVTYGYTQPFAGTFDWSFYGGQDDSLALKIFSGDALVKTGDDLMPEPHLAQFDISDDGTVITFELEEGVMWHNGEELTGEDFKFAWEVIAHPDYPGVRFSNVEMIEGAQEMKDGDADEISGINLVDDYTIELTVTEAAPNTISNLWTYPMPKAHLEHLEVAEMEESDEVRRNPVGLGAYKVTNIVPGEQVEFEAFEDYWRGAPNLDGVVYKVIDGAMAGELLAQGEVDIIDLPPSQAIQLEGNDNVYLEEVEALSYSYIGFKLGHWDGEKNVMDNPKFEDVRVRQAVAHAIDRQGIIDSFSEGYGTVINAPESVISWAYPDESTLNQYEYDPERAMELLAEAGYEDTNGDGFVETPDGEEFSVNFMAMSGTDISEPRAQYIVQNLQDAGINAQLQNGQLFEFNLFYDLVEEDDEDIDLFMGAWGLSADPDPTGLWKENDFWNFPRWVNEDSEELIARGLSEEALDIDYRTEVYQEWHQLVNEELPLVPLSSPITIYAINSEVQGVTPDIRDAITDPHLWYREN
- a CDS encoding ABC transporter ATP-binding protein, which encodes MTQSQKSEHLLEIKELKKYYPVLGGFFRKKIGDVKAVDNISFELKRGETFGLVGESGCGKSTAGRTITRLFKPTSGKIFFEGEDITSIYGSRLRNMRKDIQMVFQDPYASLNPKMMVGSIVSEPILNYRRVSEKAVRDEVMDLLTKVGLPEDAYFKYPHEFSGGQRQRIGIARALALKPKLIVADEPVSALDVSVQSQVLNLLKSLQKEFNLTLLFIAHDLSVVKHMSDRIGVMYLGNLVEVADADDLYANPKHPYTKALISAIPMPDPRNKSARIILKGDVPSPQNPPVGCAFHPRCPEAMPQCSERKPQLKEVNREHRVSCLLYD
- a CDS encoding ABC transporter ATP-binding protein, with protein sequence MSKQNALLEINDLHTGFNIDGEQYHAVKGVSFNVGSKEVVCVVGESGCGKSVMSLSIMQLLPKHNGSIDKGQILFKGKDLADLTESEMNSVRGKDISMIFQEPMTALNPVLTIGFQLDEVLLNHTDASKEQVRKKSIQLLKDVGISRSEQIVHEYPHQLSGGMRQRVMIAMAIACEPALLIADEPTTALDVTVQAQILELIKKIQNDKGMAVMLITHDLGVVAEMADKVVVMYAGQVVEQSDVDRIFHDPKHPYTKALLGSIPKLDEKEEELYTIKGIVPSLKNMPKQGCRFVDRCPEAMPECKQIDPQLGETNKGHAVRCLLYETSQPGKKAEVRA
- the opp4C gene encoding oligopeptide ABC transporter permease; amino-acid sequence: METHSNQQVGTAVPPAKTEAEKSLSPFQLAMRRFLRNKLAIAGLVVLSFFILVAIFADVIAPHSPTAHNYYNIEAKASSEHWLGTDSSGRDNFSRLVYGARISLTIGFFAMLFTVVIGVLLGSLAGYYGKWVDGIIMRATDLMLILPFLLLILTIIAIVQSVTITLFITIIAVTSWPNLTRIIRATFLSLREKEYVLGARSIGASDFRIIFKHFLPNAVGPIIVNATLMMATMIILESGLSFIGFGIPQPTPTWGNMITEANSLRILENNWETWVPPGLAILLTVLAINFIGDGLRDAFDPKSNQ